A window of Phocoena phocoena chromosome 6, mPhoPho1.1, whole genome shotgun sequence contains these coding sequences:
- the LOC136124431 gene encoding large ribosomal subunit protein uL22-like codes for MVRYSLDPENPTKSCKSRGSNLRVHFKNTRETAQAIKGMHIRKATKYLKDVTLKKQCVPFRRYDGGVGRCAQAKQWGWTQGRWPKKSAEFLLHMLKNAESKAELKGLDVDSLVLEHIQVNKAPKMRRRTYRAHGRINPYMSSPCHIEMILTEKEQIVPKPEEEVAQKKKISQKKLKKQKLMARE; via the coding sequence ATGGTTCGCTATTCACTTGACCCAGAAAATCCCACAAAATCATGCAAGTCGAGAGGTTCAAATCTTCGTGTTCACTTTAAGAACACTCGTGAAACAGCGCAGGCCATTAAGGGTATGCATATCCGAAAAGCCACTAAGTATCTGAAGGATGTCACTTTAAAGAAGCAGTGTGTGCCATTCCGTCGCTACGATGGTGGAGTTGGTAGGTGTGCCCAGGCCAAACAGTGGGGCTGGACGCAGGGTCGGTGGCCCAAAAAAAGTGCTGAATTTTTACTGCACATGCTCAAAAATGCAGAGAGTAAGGCTGAACTTAAGGGCTTAGATGTAGATTCTCTGGTCCTTGAGCACATCCAGGTGAACAAAGCCCCCAAGATGCGGCGCAGGACTTACAGAGCTCATGGTCGGATCAACCCATACATGAGCTCTCCGTGCCACATTGAGATGATCcttactgaaaaagaacagattgttcctaaaccagaagaggaggttgcccagaagaaaaagatatcccagaagaaattgaagaaacaaaaacttatggcCCGGGAATAA
- the DIPK1B gene encoding divergent protein kinase domain 1B, producing the protein MRRLRRLAHLVLFCPFSKGLQGRLPGLRVKYVFLVWLGIFAGSWLAYVHYSSYAELCRGHICQVVICDQYRKGIISGSICQDLCHLRQVEWRTCLSSVPGQQVYSGLWQGKEVTIKCGIEESLDSKAGADAAPRRELVLFDKPTRGTSIKEFQEMTLSFLKANLGDLPSLPALAGQVLLMADFNKDHRVSLAEAKSVWALLQRNEFLLLLSLPKEHASRLLGYCGDLYLTEGVPHSSWPGAVLPPLLRPLLPAALHGALQRWLGPAWPWRAKIAIGLLEFVEELFHGAYGTFYMCETTLANVGYTAKYDFRMADLEQVAPEAAVRRFLRGRRCEHSSDCTYGRDCRAPCDTLLRQCKGDLVQPNLAKVCELLQDYLLPGAPAGLRAALGKQLRRCTTLSGLAGRAEAHHALVLSHLKTLLWKEISNTKYT; encoded by the exons ATGCGGCGGCTGCGGCGCCTGGCGCACCTGGTGCTCTTCTGCCCCTTCTCCAAGGGCCTGCAG GGCCGGCTCCCGGGCCTCAGGGTCAAGTACGTCTTCCTGGTCTGGCTGGGCATCTTCGCGGGCAGCTGGCTGGCCTACGTTCACTACTCGTCCTACGCTGAGCTCTGCCGCGGGCATATCTGCCAGGTGGTCATC TGTGACCAGTACCGCAAGGGCATCATCTCAGGCTCCATCTGCCAGGACCTGTGCCACCTGCGCCAGGTGGAGTGGAGGACCTGCCTCTCCTCTGTCCCGGGCCAGCAG GTGTACAGCGGGCTCTGGCAGGGCAAGGAGGTGACCATCAAGTGTGGCATTGAGGAGAGCCTGGACTCGAAGGCGGGGGCAGACGCGGCCCCCCGGCGGGAGCTGGTCCTCTTTGACAAGCCCACCCGCGGCACCTCGATTAAGGAGTTCCAGGAGATGACCCTCAGCTTTCTCAAG GCAAACCTGGGAGACCTGCCCTCCCTGCCTGCGCTGGCCGGACAGGTCCTGCTCATGGCCGACTTCAACAAGGACCACAGGGTGTCCCTGGCCGAGGCCAAGTCAGTGTGGGCCCTGTTGCAACGGAACGAGTTCTTGCTGCTGCTGTCCCTGCCGAAGGAGCACGCCTCCCGGCTGCTGGGCTACTGCGGGGACCTATACCTCACCGAGGGGGTCCCGCACAGCTCCTGGCCCGGGGCCGTGCTCCCGCCCCTGCTGCGCCCGCTGCTGCCAGCCGCCCTGCACGGGGCCCTGCAGCGGTGGCTGGGGCCCGCGTGGCCCTGGCGCGCCAAGATTGCCATCGGCCTGCTGGAGTTCGTGGAGGAGCTGTTCCATGGCGCCTACGGGACCTTCTACATGTGCGAGACCACGCTGGCCAACGTGGGCTACACAGCCAAGTACGACTTCAGGATGGCTGACCTGGAGCAGGTGGCGCCCGAGGCCGCCGTGCGCCGCTTCCTGCGGGGCCGCCGCTGCGAGCACAGCTCGGACTGCACCTACGGGCGCGACTGCAGGGCGCCCTGCGACACGCTCCTGCGGCAGTGCAAGGGCGACCTGGTGCAGCCCAACCTGGCCAAGGTGTGCGAGCTGCTGCAGGACTACCTGCTGCCCGGCGCCCCCGCCGGCCTGCGCGCCGCGCTGGGCAAGCAGCTGCGTAGGTGCACCACGCTGAGCGGGCTGGCCGGCCGGGCGGAGGCGCACCACGCGCTGGTGCTCAGCCACCTCAAGACCCTGCTCTGGAAGGAGATCTCCAACACCAAGTACACCTGA
- the LCN6 gene encoding epididymal-specific lipocalin-6 encodes MRAVLLAALLALVLVPRARAAWLGRLDPRQLLGSWYILAVASGEKDFVVDKATKNIEGVTLTFTPQNTLKMLSSRNRLERCHLHAVELMKQNSRWVFGNPSLGVLEYRVLATNFRDYAIVLTQLELQDEAFSTVELYSRMELASQEAMGLFTKWSKGLGFSSQQRATLQKDRECHRA; translated from the exons ATGAGGGCTGTGCTGTTGGCCGCCCTTCTGGCTTTGGTCTTGGTGCCCAGGGCCCGGGCCGCGTGGCTGGGCAGGCTGGACCCTCGGCAG CTCCTGGGGTCCTGGTACATTCTCGCCGTGGCCTCGGGGGAGAAGGACTTTGTGGTGGACAAGGCCACGAAGAACATCGAGGGGGTCACGCTGACCTTCACGCCACAGAACACTCTGAAGATGCTGTCCTCCCGGAACCG gcTGGAGAGATGCCACCTGCATGCTGTGGAACTGATGAAACAAAATTCCAGATGGGTGTTCGGGAATCCCT CCCTGGGTGTGCTGGAGTACCGGGTGCTGGCCACCAACTTCAGGGACTATGCCATAGTGCTCACGCAGCTGGAGCTCCAGGACGAGGCCTTCAGCACCGTGGAGCTGTACA GCCGGATGGAGCTGGCCAGCCAGGAGGCCATGGGCCTCTTCACCAAGTGGAGCAAGGGCCTGGGCTTCTCGTCCCAGCAGCGGGCCACGCTGCAGAAGGACCGTGAGTGTCACCGAGCCTGA